In a genomic window of Meleagris gallopavo isolate NT-WF06-2002-E0010 breed Aviagen turkey brand Nicholas breeding stock chromosome 1, Turkey_5.1, whole genome shotgun sequence:
- the LOC100540358 gene encoding protein SCAF11, with translation MLARVERIPLVSYGAEAETFLLTSTAVAGTVLPTNIRPLENFESLGKGYAVACAQEGEEKKQASGSSGTRGGRRKSVNTTPRRRSARNTKNETLSQSRNSPRSSSSGCSAPDGSNPPLNKSFSESENVLPKRKTKRIGKQRTPLAKKKLRSSARSEKSSSDSADDDDDDDAESEAVLTVDKDQQSDHESSSANLPQKNDAETESANGLESCNEHAEIEETTGECEEDTSGNGDVSFSVQESTVLTLGGESQEFEIKDLNEKTIELENQDACKNNLEQIETATSPRDKLCATFENLHETLCSPREELIENINTKIHEPITSPENELLEHPEPLEQDQPLESPRSKLHDHTETIEVDDAKAEEKAVVDCASTNTQNFRSDKDKELDSNTSTDASEQALKKSPMPEGEENRTSESLTINTEHKHFGEDNNEMIPMDCDSFCSDQNEPQIEQLPPAESIEQGKMDSLQCDAANSASVSGLSDEKDETVHQEGECQSEPKKEKKTRTRRSRFHSPSTTWSPSRKDSRKSQSPSPKREMTRERSSRSPKKETVGEGRRSLSQSPKRETLKDERKTPSRSPKRETVRESRRSSSRSRTRDSSPRQKSRSRSSDRDCQRRDRDRERRNRRWSRSRSRSRSRSRSRSQSRTRNKGSSFSRNERDGHSPRWKDRWANDSWRSPRGNDRYRRSDQEKQNESLKEKDSMEKNSDTQCSPDKRRNDCPDWVMERINSIPEVKNRDRPHWEDSRHDNSGQCWNKNFGSGWFPNRGRGHRGRGGRGRGGFAYGDQSENHWQSRKPLSGNSNGSGNEATRFSEQQPYKRKNEQDSFDTPADRSGWTSASSWAVRKTLPADVQNYYSRRGRNSSSPQSGWGTRQEEETLEQDPNLKDQGNQQSDGSQLPVNMMQQQMNVMPQVNAQHQPMNMFPYPVGVPPPMMNMQRNPFNIPPPVPIHLHTGVPLIQVAAPTNLSQGLPPPPPPPPPSQQVNYIASQQDGKQLQGIPNAAHVSNNMSTPALPAPAAVLGNVGTVQGPTSGNATSSSHSKGSNATVKLGENKASVTVEASADSSKKDQKLLIQEKAAQEVKLAIKPFYQNKDITKEEYKEIVRKAVDKVCHSKSGEVNSAKVANLVRAYVDKYKHSRKKNAEEAVSCERK, from the exons AATTCCTTTAGTGTCTTATGGAGCTGAAGCTGAGACCTTTCTTCTCACTTCTACTGCAGTGGCAGGGACAGTTCTTCCAACAAATATCAGGCCTTTGGAAAACTTtg aATCTTTAGGGAAAGGATATGCTGTTGCATGTGCCcaagaaggagaagagaaaaagcaagcatCAGGTTCATCCGGCACTAGGGGAGGTAGAAGGAAGTCTGTTAATACTACTCCTAGAAGAAGGTCTGCACGGAACACCAAAAACGAAACTCTGAGTCAGTCTCGGAACTCACCTCGGTCAAGCAGTTCTGGGTGCAGTGCCCCTGATGGCAGTAATCCACCTCTGAATAAATCCTTTTCAGAATCAGAGAATGTTCTTCCAAAacgaaaaacaaaaagaatcgGTAAACAACGAACACCTCTGGctaaaaagaaactgagaagtTCTGCACGTTCTGAAAAATCATCCAGTGATTCAGCggatgatgacgatgatgacGATGCTGAGTCTGAAGCAGTTCTTACAGTAGATAAAGACCAGCAGTCAGATCACGAAAGCAGTAGTGCAAACCTTCCACagaaaaatgatgcagaaaCAGAATCTGCTAATGGATTAGAAAGCTGTAATGAACATGCAGAGATTGAGGAAACTACAGGAGAATGTGAGGAAGATACTTCAGGCAATGGAGATGTAAGCTTTTCTGTCCAGGAATCTACAGTATTGACTTTAGGAGGAGAAAGTCaggaatttgaaataaaagatcTTAATGAAAAAACCATAGAACTTGAGAATCAGGACGCCTGTAAAAATAATCTTGAACAAATTGAAACAGCGACTAGTCCCAGAGATAAACTGTGTGCAACATTTGAAAATTTACATGAGACGTTGTGTAGTCCTCGGGAAGAATTAATTGagaatataaatacaaaaatacatgaaCCAATAACTAGTCCAGAAAACGAATTACTGGAACATCCAGAGCCTTTGGAGCAAGATCAGCCATTAGAGAGCCCCAGAAGCAAATTGCATGACCATACAGAAACCATAGAAGTCGATGATGCTAAGGCAGAGGAAAAGGCAGTAGTGGACTGTGCAAGTACAAATACTCAAAACTTTAGAAGTGATAAAGACAAGGAACTAGACAGTAATACTTCTACAGATGCATCAGAGCAAGCCTTAAAAAAAAGCCCCATGCCGGAGGGTGAAGAGAACAGAACTTCGGAGTCACTGACGATAAATACTGAACATAAGCATTTTGGTGAGGATAACAATGAAATGATACCAATGGATTGTGACTCATTTTGCAGCGACCAGAATGAACCTCAGATTGAACAGTTGCCACCAGCTGAAAGTATAGAGCAGGGAAAAATGGACTCCTTACAGTGTGACGCAGCAAACTCTGCATCAGTTTCAGGATTGTCTgatgaaaaagatgaaactgTTCACCAAGAAGGAGAGTGTCAGTCAGaacccaaaaaagaaaaaaagactcgaACAAGACGGTCTCGATTTCATTCTCCATCGACAACTTGGTCTCCTTCTAGGAAAGACAGCAGGAAATCTCAGTCACCATCACCTAAAAGGGAGATGACCAGGGAGAGGAGTTCCCGATCACCCAAGAAAGAAACTgttggggagggaaggagatcCTTATCTCAGTCTCCAAAAAGAGAGACACtcaaagatgagagaaaaacaCCATCTCGATCTCCCAAGAGGGAAACTGTCAGGGAAAGCAGGAGGTCATCTTCTCGGTCAAGGACAAGGGATTCATCTCCAAGACAAAAGTCTAGATCTCGGAGCAGTGATAGAGATTGTCAGAGAAGGGATCGtgacagagagagaagaaatagaagatgGTCCAGGTCCCGGTCCAGGTCCCGGTCACGATCTAGGTCAAGATCACAATCAAGGACGAGAAATAAAGGCTCTTCATTCTCTAGAAATGAGAGGGATGGTCATTCACCTCGTTGGAAAGACAGATGGGCAAATGACAGCTGGAGGAGTCCCAGAGGGAATGATCGATACAGAAGAAGTGATcaagagaaacagaatgaaagtcTAAAGGAGAAGGAcagtatggaaaaaaacagcGATACTCAGTGTTCTCCAGACAAGCGGAGGAATGATTGTCCAGACTGGGTAATGGAAAGGATAAACTCCATTCCGGAGGTCAAGAACAGAGACAGACCTCATTGGGAAGACAGCAGACATGATAATTCAGGACAGTGTTGGAATAAAAACTTTGGTTCAGGTTGGTTTCCAAACAGGGGGAGAGGTCATCGTGGCAGAGGTGGGCGTGGAAGAGGTGGTTTCGCATATGGAGACCAGAGTGAAAATCACTGGCAGAGTAGAAAACCTCTCTCAGGGAACTCAAATGGTTCTGGGAATGAAGCTACAAGgttctcagagcagcagccgtACAAGCGTAAGAATGAACAGGATTCTTTTGATACGCCTGCTGATAGATCTGGGTGGACATCTGCATCCAGCTGGGCTGTAAGAAAGACTTTACCTGCTGATGTGCAGAATTATTACTCAAGAAGAGGACGAAACTCATCAAGCCCACAATCTGGATGGGGAACTAGACAAGAAGAAGAGACACTTGAACAAG ATCCAAACCTCAAAGACCAAGGCAACCAGCAAAGTGATGGTTCTCAGTTACCAGTAAATATGATGCAGCAACAGATGAATGTAATGCCGCAAGTGAATGCACAACACCAGCCTATGAATATGTTTCCATATCCCGTGGGTGTCCCTCCTCCTATGATGAATATGCAACGAAATCCTTTTAACATCCCCCCTCCAGTGCCCATCCATCTCCATACCGGAGTGCCTCTCATACAGGTAGCTGCTCCCACAAATTTGTCTCAGGGATTACCTCCGCCTCCACCTCCACCCCCACCATCTCAACAAGTCAACTACATTGCTTCACAGCAAGATGGAAAACAATTGCAG ggTATTCCAAATGCTGCTCATGTAAGTAATAACATGAGCACTCCAGCCTtgcctgctccagcagcagtccTGGGAAATGTGGGAACTGTTCAGGGACCAACTTCTGGCAATGCGACGTCATCGAGTCACAGCAAGGGCTCTAATGCAACTGTAAAATtgggagaaaacaaagcaagtgtaACGGTGGAAGCCAGTGCAGATAGCTCAAAGAAGGACCAG aaattGCTAATtcaagaaaaagcagcacaagaAGTCAAACTAGCTATTAAACCTTTCTACCAAAATAAAGACATCACTAAGgaagaatataaagaaattgTGCGGAAAGCTGTAGATAAA GTTTGTCATAGCAAGAGCGGAGAAGTTAATTCAGCAAAAGTGGCCAATCTAGTGAGAGCATATGTAGACAAATACAAACACTCACGGAAAAAGAACGCGGAAGAGGCTGTCTCCTGTGAAAGGAAATAA